Part of the Epinephelus fuscoguttatus linkage group LG24, E.fuscoguttatus.final_Chr_v1 genome, ATTTGAAGGTATCTGCGGAGTTCCTGGAACTTTGCTAAGCTTGTCTGTTAGCTGCAAGAGGCATcacttggtttgtttttgttggccaaattttatttttagggcgcattcacaccaggatagtccgggggactcgATTCGATTGGGCAGGGAATGCCGAAAGATTCCACACCTTCATTTCATTctgttcactttcacactgcactttataaagcggaccaaaccttCTGGACaagtcacgcagttacaacagctgctcatttGGGGGTGGTACTGCCCAAAACGACCACTGATCAGGAAGGAAAAAAgtatgaggaagaagaaaacccagctcactgattggccaggaccggcttcgtcaccacaaaaacaccaaacaccaaaatgctacgtcacttcctctctttggtccactggatagtccgtttgcatttcccactgtaagcgaaccgcaccagggttcacttgaccccagttttcaagcggggTTTGTtggtttggtccgcaccagagttcgaataagcgttcacaccactccaagcGAACcaaactatccgtggaagcggaccagggttcgtttaaagcggaccatATCGGgccagtgtgaatgtgtcctaAGTCTTATACTGAGTAATTTTGGGCTATTCCTATATAGGGTCTTACTATTTTGTACTTCCTTGAATATATTCACAGATATAAATTACtttctaaaatgtaaaataataataataataataataataataataataattccaaTATTGGAAAATTAAGAATTATAGTATGATTATGctattatattatcattatatcagAGGCATAAAATGGTCTAAAAGTGACAATAATATAATTTATCCCAATTATTTCtgggaaaatatatatataatccaACAAAAGCAGATATGAAAGGTCTAGTCAGACAACAGTTCTCTTCATTATCACAAAGGATTTATGGTGAACACTTCCAGCGGATCACTATGTCATTTTTCTGGGCAAACAGTCCATACACTACGTTACTAAAAGGGAGATGGAGTGAGGAAACAGAAAGTTGAATGCAGTAAAGACTGAGCAATGTCAACATTTCCACATCGTGattttgcctttttaaaaactgtcCTGAAAGTTGGAACCATACCTAAAGTAAGGGGTAATGGAAGCCCTGATTTATAGGTGATATTAAccaccacggcagcagcaccaGTGTACTGTGCTTTCATTACATTCCTCACAGAGTGTTGATGGGAAAGGCCAGCGTCTCATTATTGAGACGGGGACTGCTGCTACTAAGAGCAATACATGTGTTTACCTTCTTTCATCTACTGGGGGCAGAGGGTTTGCAGCAGAGGTGGGTTTCGCTGGATGTGTGTTAGTGAAAAGCATCACATTACTGAGCCTTTCCTCACCTTCGTCAATGTCTTCTCCACTCACGTCTACACTATCAGCAATCTCCACCAGCACTGGCAGCTTGTAAGAGCGAGCACATGCTGACCAATCGCAGTTCTTGCAGACCCCACATGCAATCACCCTAACCACAATAACCTCTATGTGTAGTTACATCTTTTAAAGGGGGATGCAGGACAGCTCCAGCGTGGCCTACAGCATGGGTGGATATGTACAAATCAGTAGTTTCTGAAGTGTCTAACAGTTCTTCTAAAGTGTCAAGGCAAAATCTAAGACTTTCAAAATATCCATATGCTTTTAGACACATACTAAAACAAATTATGTAAACACAGTGATGTAAAATAGGACTGTAccaaatgtatatattttttaaagcttttgaaGCTTCTACGAGATGTTCAAAGCTTCGGATGTCTGCCCTGACATTTATTACATCATCACCCTTAAAAAAAGTTCTCAAACTAATTCCTAAATTAGAGTAAAGAGATCAGATTAAACGaggtgatttttaaaaaataaaatcaaatttctTTATTAAATAGGCTACATGTAGCTTATTTTGCTGTGAGTTTCGTTTCCAGTAGGAATGGTCGtttctgcatttcattttcactgaaaaaaaaataaaataaaataaaatgatgataatgtgatttttgctgagATTTGTAACAAACATACGTGTCCTTACATCCGAAATACTATTTGTAGTCCAAggcatctctgtagcaccacagtGCTTCATTTAGAAGTGTGTTGTGAGAGATTTTACCTTTTATCCCGCAATTTAGATACTGCTCTTGACCAAATTGTGATTTCAATAacaattcgtttacttttgcAGCCCTAAGTTAGACCACCCTCTTAATACAGATACATGCCAGGGATGTTCCTCgcgactaatttccctgtcgacTAAACGAGAATTTTTTATTGAGATGAGTCGACTTgtctaaaaaagggaaaatcagaaaacagtccaaatttagcacaatttatttttaagtattggaaacattgtcccaaaaaatcttgtgtgcattaagagccctttgaagcctttaatcacaatcttcaacaagTCGGATTTTATGTCGGATTTTAAATGACACTGAAGTATGAGACACTTTGCGCTGTGCGGTGTGTACGTGAACATGACAGCAACTCAGTCAAAAGGTAACCACTAAAACAAcatctaaaataaattaactgcCTTTGAAATGTGGGGCACGTTGAACCTTGCAGATTATCCAACAGAAATGACAGCAATTCACTTTAAAGGTAATAAAACAATAtctaaattataattaaatttcagctgaaatgagacAAATATGGTTTGAAGCAGAaaattttgttgtcttttgtctttactcaataaattttgactgttagacatggaaatgtttggatcacATGAATTGGAATCAATCCTACGCAGCCACCACTGGACTCTGACTCTACAAATAATGCTAATAATTCAAGTGTAGCCTTTTGTTGATGTGCATCTGTGCAGAAATACCAGGTTTCAACAAATGAATAGACATGcaaaagataaataaacaaagctGTGGAGCAATCAAACGGTTGAATAAGAGTAAGAATGTCAACATTGTGAATGAAGCTTCAAAACTTCAAACTACTCAGTACAGCCCTGAAGTAAACACATCACCAACAAGACTTTGTAATATGAGATGAAAGCGAGGGCAAACATCGGGTGATATGCTAGCTAGGCAGCATTACGCAAGAATCACTGATTCTCCCACGGTATCTACAGTAACCCATTCATATTTGTGGGTGTTTGAGCCCATTGTAGACGAGTCTGCCAACCAATGAGCGGGACCTACAAGTAGCCTCAATGACTGCTGTCTGTCAATACTGTTTTTGATACAATATCCGCATCCCTTGTGATGATGCAGCCTCATCTGCGAGAAAAACCGAGCTATACTTTTCGTACTAGCTCAGTTTCTTGGGAAGGGCTGAACCATTGACCTGCAGATGGATAActgcaagaaaaaacaaacatcacccACAACAGAATATGCTGCAGCTTGAACTGTTGAGTAATAGTGCTGTTGGTCCTGTTGGCTTTCACGGACCAGTTATGTCCATGCATCATGTGTGCCCTGACTGATTTCAACCTAACAGTGCGTAACACTGTCCCTCCATGCGACACAATCAATGTTTTCGGTTTCATTCTACATCTGAAGTACAATCCAAGTGAACAGGAAGAGGCGTACCATCATTATTATTTGATTGGTGCTACCCTGACTGGAACACACTGACTTTTTCAGAAGTGGCTTTAACTTCCAAAGTCCCAAAGTCATCTTCTCTCTATGGGTAATTGCTTTTTAAATTAAGTTACACATAAATAATCCTCGTGGGAAAAACTCTCCTCTGCCAATGACCTCTCTTAACTATTTCTGAACAGAGGTCGGTCACAGCGCACACCCAGCCAGCCAGTGCCTTCGTCAAGGGCGATGAAAGAGCAGCTCTGACATGCATGTCGTTTGGCACACaaaggaagaacatgcaaacttcatCCAAAACAGCAGTACTCATCCCATCATGAGAGTCACACCCAAAGCTGCAAAAAGTGCCGTCAAGTAAAAAACAATGGCGTCAACATAACAACCAATGGAGATATTCTCACATGTAGAAAATCTAAATACGAGCAAGTTCAAAACTTATCTCCCAAGTTTACATCATTGCCACCTAGTTACTGGTGGTGATACAGTGACCTCGTTCTGTCAGATATGTTGAACCCATAGTTATCTGCGTGTAGACGGAGCCACAGAGCAGCGACGCGACCAGAGTGCCAGACAGGGTAGACAGTCAACACTAACAAGGTATGAGCAGAAAcctcccaaaatgtcaaaatgaagaCTGTGACAAAATGAGACGGTCTACGCAAACAATTCTCAGCAAAGTCATACACAGAATATCTGACATCGGAGCTAGACTGAGTCGAAGTTAATTGTTTTGGAGGCCACGTTCtggattattttgttttcatgacaCATTCTCAGACTTCAATGATTCAATGTGTCTGACACAAGGATGGGATGTTAACACAAGCAGAAAGCCTTAACTGAAGCAAAGTGTGTGCTTTCTGTTTCTAAACAACTACAAGTGATGGTTTCTTTGCCTCTGTTGAAATATAGAAACCAAAAATGACATGCTAATATAGCTGACCTGCACTCTGAACCTAGAAATTTGCAGTTTGCTTAATGTGGCATACAGTCTGCTGCTCATAATGGATCCAGCATATTCCCCTCCTAACAACTGCTTCATTATCGATGTATTTGCCCATTTTTCCCACAAAGTAATAGTCAatttgtcaataaaatgtcagtaaaatgATGAAACATGCCCTGTGTAATATCCAAAAACCAAATGTGACATATACCACCAACAGATATTCAGCTTATTATCATGTATGAGGAAGAAAAGCATCCGATTCTCACATATCAGAAGCATGAAACCACCATCAACCCACTTGTCTTGATCAATTTAAAACCTGTATGTGGAAGTTGACCCCGAGCTGCAACAGGACAATACTTTTCAACTGTTTTTCCCCCTTTGTCAACATTACTGTGTCAAGAGGTTTGTGAAATTACGCTGTGCAATGTTATAGTAACACTGGCCAGACACAAAATCTGTAATCAGTGTAGCTTGGTCACACTTTGCAGACtcattatttgtttattaaggTCACTGTTTGACCAATATCAGCCATGTTAACTATCTGACTGGTGCCACTATCAGACGGCAATATCCTGCACATGACAACATCAGAAGGTACGAGTTAGTCATACAAGGCAAGTGCCCATAGGacttttgtgtgtatttataccAGGGTGTACAAGAGTACGACTAACAGGGAGGTCTGGCGACTGATGCTGACTATGGAGCAAGTTCCAGCTTAGGAGAATGTCAACGTTAGTGCCCAATGGTCACCCTATAAGGCACAAAATAACCAAATCTACACCAAGAGTGGGATGCAAATGCTTTTATAAACATGCACCATAACATGCACCACTGCACCAAACCAATTCCACAATTTGTATGTGACAAACAGACCTTTTCTAACAGAGCAGGCTGTTTTAAGAGGCATTTTATGGCAtatataaaacactttaaaaggTAAATGAATGCACAAATTGTATGTTAAACCACTGCATCAGTGCTCTGAATATCTACTAGGGAGAAAACAGCACGCTGCTTGGTTCAATTCAAGCAAAAAACACTGCTTGTGTTGCATGCAGTTCATATTATCCTGCAAGTACGGTACAGTGGAGgttgctgctgctcctgtgcaGCTACAGCTAGGAGCAGTCACACTTCCTAGGTATCCCACACCACCTAGCGAGCAGATTCGCGGATGGCCCCTCAAACCATGAGCTGTCAACAGCACCATCTTCTCCACATCACCCACTGTTGAGGATGAATCCACAAGAGAGCAGCTTTGGGCTCTGTTGGCAGTGTGCAGGGTGTTATGCACAGGTGGACTGAGCCTGTTTATCATGAGGCTTCCCAGTCCGGGAGCACATGCAGAGCCAATGCAAACTGTAAACAAAGGACCCCGACACCTACGAGGTCAGCAACAGGAACACATCTTTACAAGGAGCAAAGACCCGAGAGGACACTCAACACACACTTCAGCAGCACACAGACGACTCGGAGCGATATGTTCATATCAAATGGGTTATATAGCTATCGGTGTCACTCCGCCATGTCCCGCCATCTTGGACAGGCAGCCAGCCATTAACGTTACTTGTAACGTTTGTCAACTCGTTCACACTGACTCCAAACGACCAGAAAACACCCTCAAGTGTATTAAATGGAGAATGCAATGCCACATAACAACATAACAGTGTGCCAAAGACACTAGCTCAATGCAAACGCTACAGGCACTAGCTAACCTCACGAAATAACGCAAACGGGTGAGCTGTATTTGATGCACCCTGAAGAAGGCTACGACGTTACTTCTACCAATATAACAGTTGTAGCCACATATGGGTACTCATGTGTTTAATGCTACATGTTAGTAATAAAACAGTGTTATGACGGCATAAAACTTTCCTCATTTGAGTGTTTCCAGCATTCAATGTGCTACACAAAACCGTGACGACGTTGTGTTTCTGGTGGTACAACTGCAAGTACACAAGGATACGCTGTAGGGAATAacgctagctaacaagctaacaggGAAGGGCGGCTGCCTGATAAACATTATCATATATTTACAAGCTAGTAACATCAAGGAAGCTTTAGCTACTCGGCTAGCAGTTATCTCGACCAGCGACACCGCGTAGCCGCAGGTGCAGGGTCGCTTCATCGGATGAgagtagctaactagctagctagctagctggctaaaaGAGGGGCTGCGGCTAGCTGGCCTTGGTCTCCTCAGCGAGTGGGCCACTTGCATTCAGGCAGCCTCGCTACTTTGAGAGCAAATTCACAGCCGTGCATGCTAGTTGAGAGGCTGGAGTAAATCCCAGGGAGCGGGGTGCTGCTTAAATGTAAAACACATCCAGTTAGATTAGCTACCTTCATCAACAGGGCCTTCGTTCTGGCGCCATCTTCATGAAGCTTCTGAAATCCAAACAGTGAGCTGCAAAGCGAGAAGACAACATAGGCGGCTCAGAATCACTTGCAGAGCGGCTCAAAAACATTTTCGACATGCGAGGGGAGAAAACAATTAATTTTCaacgtgtgcgtgtgtgtgagtgcacggGGCTGCTGTTCCGACCTGTCGATCCCGGCCAAACTGTCCCTCTCCTGGGCTGTCAGTGTCGGAAAGTCCTCCTCTGTTTCACTCGCTTTTCCCGCCGCCATTTTCTTTCCCTCATCACCACTAGAAGAAGCCGAGCCGAGACTCCGAGCAGCAGCGCAGGCAGCAACGGCGAGAGACACACCGCACGATTGCATGGAAAATCGCGACGCGGGGACGAACGGTTGGCTCTGCCGAATCAAAGACGGAAAACTGAaggaaacaaaatgatcaaaaacttttttcccagGATGAAAAGATGCGATTCGATATAGTAAATCCTTTCGGGGGGACAGAAGCGCTCTCCGGGTAGCTCCTCAAACGTCACATTTTTCATCACAAAGTGACCCTGTGCCGCTATCTGAACGCGAATAACTGAGTACAGTATCCAAGATGTGAGTATTTGACAATAAAATGCGTTTCGGCCGCGAAGATAAAGTTGTTATAATTGTGTCACCCAAGCGAACCCACGCGCCGCTCTAGCCACGCCCTCTCCCCGCTCTTCAGCCAATGGGAGCGCCCGCATCCCACCATATGACTTCCCTGCTATATCATTCTTTTATCTTAAATATTCATTTTCTCCCTGCAAACCACTCATATTTAACACCACGATTATTCTGGAAGcctattaaaaatatttaaattataaaaatgtttgtttaatttgcaTTCAAGTGACAGACCCTACTTTTCctgagaaataaaataatttccaCATGATAAAATACATCGTATTCACTAATATGTATTGACACTTGGGTGTCAGTTGGCCCTCACACACCGGTTAAACGGTGACTGCAATGCATCACTCGCTCCGAGCCTGTGTTTTTACACTTTCCAAAGTCCCGTGAAAATTAATTTACAAATTCAACTTCTGGAAAAATAAGTCGCAGCATTTTATTAACACCGCTGCAACATTTGCGGAGCCTAATCAAGCGATATCAAAGCATTTTAACTTGACGTGGCAGAGCATCACACAGTGTGGGCGTGGCTTCGCATTGTCAACATCCTGGTGACATAACCAGTTTCTCCAAAATGGCGACGGTGGATCAAAGGGAAGGTGAGCGATTCTGTTTGTTGGAAATTCGGCGTTGTTACccttttaaatatgcaaatacatCACTTTTTTCCACCAACGATAACGACATGAAGACGAGGCCTTGATGTCGGTGCTTTTAATATTCCGAAAAATAAACTAATAACAGTTAGTTTGCGCGATATTGCTGTGGTAGCCATTTgacgctagctagctaatgttagcttcccAAGTCATTTACATAGATTAAACAGCAGCCTGTGGTAGCTGAGCTGCCCCTACAGTTAGAATACTACACCTAAAGGGTCGCTTTTGTGTTTAAATGGCCAAACACAGGGCGCTGACTCATTGAAAACACATCCATAATGTAAAAAACTCACCAGTGTAAGGGGTGGAGACAATAGGTGAAGTGCACCCTGACATTAATGTAAGTATTTTGGTTGTGTACTGTGTCCTTGTCTCGTAGCAGGTCAGGACGACCCAGAGAGTGAAGATGAGGTGTATGAGGTCGTGGACCTGACAGAGTATGCCCGGAGGCACCAGTGGTGGAGCAGGGTGTTTGGGAACAACTCCGGCCCCATTGCTGAGAAGTATTCTGTGGCCACCCAGATCGCGATGGGTGGGGTGACTGGATGGTAAGGCATGGGTGACATCCATAGGTGTACATTGAAATCAAGCAGCACACATTTACGCCATGAACTGATGCAGAACAGGCTTGAATTGGTGCATTAAAACacaccagaatgcagaaaagaATTGCattttccatccattttcatctgcttatgtgggcagcaggttgagcaaagtattccagacgtccccagcaacgctttccagctcctcctcggGAATCCTGAGGCATTCCCACAAAAGAGGACGTgtatatataatccctccagtgtgttctgggtctgccccagggcgtCCTACCATGTGGATGTACCCCAAAAACCTCAAACAGGAGGCGCcagggaggaaaagaggaagcTCATtacggctgcttgtatccacaaaCACATTCTTTCGGTcgctacccagagctcgtgaccattgGTGAGGGTTGGGGCATGGAtagaaagctttgccttcttgcacagctccattttaccctcactcgtTAACAAGACCACAAGACATACTGCattttgatgctcaaaataaAATGGCGGACGCCCCCCAAACCCCCCGCTTGATAGCATCTCCCAAATGCTAAAACAAAACCTATGCCCTCGGTGACATCTGTGACAACAGAGATAAAAATACTGTCCAACATTACACCTACCTTAATGACCTCAGTAATGCTTGAAGAACTGTTGAGTTTAGAATTTACAGCCAAGTAGGGCCCACATATGGGAGGTGGAAGGGAAAGCTTGGAGAGCAGTAATCATGTCCATCCTAAATATAAGCAATGATAAcatattcaaatattttttttaattgtacgCAAAAAAACTGCAGGCAACCGGCCACACGACACGAGTAATGTACTCATCTAAAtcaggaaagagagagaacacaCATGTGTCCATATGAGTAAAGCAGATTTAGGGAGGGGCCCAGCCATTTCTGTGGGCGGGCCTGCAACCAAGGCTTCATTATCTACACATCTGAGTGCACATGTGTAACAAAcactcctctcttcctctcaacaCATCCAGGTGTGCTGGTTACCTCTTTCAGAGAGTCGGGAAGATCGCCGCCACCGCTGTTGGAGGAGGGTTCCTTCTTTTACAGGCAAGAGTACTATAAGATTGTGTTTATGTAGCCTCAGTAATTAGATATTTACTACATCTTCTCTGCCTCTCATGGGATAAGAAGTGCCTCTTTTCTAAGATTCGCATTTCACCAACTCCATTGATAAGTGAAGATGCCAGCTGGTCGTCTCTCCACAGCAGAAAGACTAGCATTGTGTGTTCGCTGGCTCTAGATGGACGTAGGCCATCTGGATGCTTAGCTGCGTTGCTGTCAGTGTATTATCGGCTATCTTAAACATTCTTGTAGCCATTTTACAAGTAGATTACACCAGAGACAGGCAGTTGACTTGATTCACAGGCTGAAGTCAATGTGCCTTGGGTTTTTAATTCACTCAGAGTTCACTTATTGTCAGTCTGAGATGAGAATTTGTTTTGCTTCATTCTCCAAATGGGTTGTTTTCATCAAGGTCAGGAAAAACATCTTACTGAACTAAATGTTCAATGaatagaaaaagagaaaaaataagttGTAGCCCAGGAGAGTAACATAAGGTTACTCATTAGGGCAAACCTATGATGCCAGCATGACATGTCATGTCAGGGGGCAATATTTTTTTAGTGGAAAGCCAATCCAAATTGCAGAGACAACCCAAATTATCTCAGCTAACTCAGTCATGTATATGAACCCCTTTCCCCCCACAGATCGCCAATCATAGTGGCTACGTGCAGGTGGACTGGAAGAAGGTGGAGAAGGATGTGAACAAAGCAAAGAAGCACCTGaagaagaaagcaaacaaagcaGCCCCTGAAATAAACACTTTCATTGAGGAGGTAAAGGTACCTGTAACAAAGCTTGCTCTTTGTTTCACGCTCCCTTCTTCTTTTAAAATCAATCAGGGCTGAGGTTTAGTGAACACTTTCTTCATGCTTTCCACACCTAACATGTCTCTGACATGTTTTTCATTAGAATTAAATGgatgtgtttgtctttgatgTCCTGGTTCTGATGGGGAGGTTTACATCTTTATCTGCAAACCAGCTATGCCCTCTAGTGTACTGTCAGCCTTACTGCACCCACTGGCTGTGACACAGCAGGCTTACAGGGTAACTTCAGTAGTTTCCAATCTGGagcccatgtttttgtgtctaagtgacaagaacagtttttgaaattggacCAGCTGtagtgtaaccacttggggtAATAGCAACCAACCTGTATATGACACACCCACTGATCTCGTCATAGTTCGCATTTCAGGTCAAGAAAAacctctccttttttttaattccagctgagaaccaacttTTTGAGTTCTGAGCCAATTTAATTTTGGTCAGAATGCTCTAAATGGTTCAAAGATAGTTGCAGGAGCAAAAACAGAAGCACTCCGAGCCTGTCAGCggcaaaaataaccacttttagAAGCTGTAAATTGACGATGCTGCGTTGCTTGTGGGGGTTacattgcagcttgttttgtgctcaactggaccaatttcaaaaattcccattagtcacttggatgcaattacaagaaaaaatagggtccaggttggaaaataccaaagttatcctttgaCAAAGATGGAACGATGAAAGTAATCTGACTTCTTCTAACCCAGACTATGCTCACTTGCTATTAACACCTGTGCACTGGCTAATACAGTATGCTGTCTTTACACTCGTATTGACTCATCTTCCATGTCTTCCTTCCCCTCCTCTGCGCTGCAGGCCACAGACTTCATAAAAAGGAACATCGTCTTGTCCAGCGGGTTCGTCGGTGGCTTCTTTCTGGGTTTGGCCTC contains:
- the LOC125884648 gene encoding FUN14 domain-containing protein 1 isoform X1, whose amino-acid sequence is MATVDQREAGQDDPESEDEVYEVVDLTEYARRHQWWSRVFGNNSGPIAEKYSVATQIAMGGVTGWCAGYLFQRVGKIAATAVGGGFLLLQIANHSGYVQVDWKKVEKDVNKAKKHLKKKANKAAPEINTFIEEVKATDFIKRNIVLSSGFVGGFFLGLAS
- the LOC125884648 gene encoding FUN14 domain-containing protein 1 isoform X2; the protein is MATVDQREGQDDPESEDEVYEVVDLTEYARRHQWWSRVFGNNSGPIAEKYSVATQIAMGGVTGWCAGYLFQRVGKIAATAVGGGFLLLQIANHSGYVQVDWKKVEKDVNKAKKHLKKKANKAAPEINTFIEEVKATDFIKRNIVLSSGFVGGFFLGLAS
- the LOC125884648 gene encoding FUN14 domain-containing protein 1 isoform X3, coding for MATVDQREAGQDDPESEDEVYEVVDLTEYARRHQWWSRVFGNNSGPIAEKYSVATQIAMGGVTGWCAGYLFQRVGKIAATAVGGGFLLLQIANHSGYVQVDWKKVEKDVNKAKKHLKKKANKAAPEINTFIEEATDFIKRNIVLSSGFVGGFFLGLAS